The window AACCCGCTTGGACCTCTGTCATCTCTGGGATACTTCCCGTGATGTTAAAGGTCCCGGTGCCACCACCACTCATGATGGAAACCTCAACACCATGCTTTTCGAGGTAGTGTTTCGCGTCAATCAGATGTTGCATGGCTTCCCGCACGTTTGCTTTTCGTTCCTTCAGGTCTGGCTTTGCAACGGTATGCCCCTCGTAACCCATTAACCCCTCAAACTTCAGGCTTGAACTTTGGCGAATCTGGTTTGCCAGTTCTAATGCCGGTTTACCTGATTCAACACCACATCGGTTCATGCCGACGTTCACTTCCACTAACATCCTGATGGTTACGCCTTTAGCGGCAGCCGCATCGGAGATGGCTTGCACGTTCTGAGGATTGTCGACAGCGACCATAATCTCTGAGTGCCGCGCGAGGTTGATGAGCCGAGCAATCTTATGTGAACCGACGATTTGGTTCGCGATTAGCACATCTCGAACGCCAGCGTGGATGACTGCTTCTGCCTCACCGAGTTTCGCACAGGTAACGCCGATGGCACCCGCGGCAATCTGTTTGTGCGAGATAATAGGGGTTTTATGCGTCTTCACGTGAGGTCTCAGCATTGTGTTTACTGTGCTGAAGTAGTCCGCCATTGTCTGTATGTTGGCTTCCATTTTGTCCAGATCAATGAGCAACGCCGGCGTGTCTAATTCCGTTTTGTGCATGCCGATGAAAGGTTCAGTGTTGGTGTTCATTTTTTAATTATTCCTTGCGGTTCGGTCAGGTGGGTTTGATGCATAAAGCGTCTTTCCGTATATCCGCCTGCGCCGGTGTTGCAGGCTGCTTTCTTTTGCTAATTTTGACGAGGCAGATACCCCGCGCCTATTAATCCCAGACGTTATGCAGACTCTTAGAGTTGCTTAACAGGGTTTGACAGCGTGCCGAACCCATCAATTTCTATCTTGACAGTATCA of the Candidatus Poribacteria bacterium genome contains:
- a CDS encoding DSD1 family PLP-dependent enzyme, translating into MNTNTEPFIGMHKTELDTPALLIDLDKMEANIQTMADYFSTVNTMLRPHVKTHKTPIISHKQIAAGAIGVTCAKLGEAEAVIHAGVRDVLIANQIVGSHKIARLINLARHSEIMVAVDNPQNVQAISDAAAAKGVTIRMLVEVNVGMNRCGVESGKPALELANQIRQSSSLKFEGLMGYEGHTVAKPDLKERKANVREAMQHLIDAKHYLEKHGVEVSIMSGGGTGTFNITGSIPEMTEVQAGSYIFMDSTYRNVEGVGDQFDCSLSVLATVVSCPDPHRIIVDTGLKVLAKEFGVPQPIGITGVEMTGLSEEHGTLKTVGQGSDTNVSLTPGDKLEILPSHCCTTVNLHDRYYGIRNGIVESVWNIAARGKSQ